The sequence TCCGTTCCATGTCCAGGATAATCGCCGATGCCTTGGAGACTAAAATATTGTGGGCAAAGTATGCAAAAATCGCCACGATCAACCCCGCGGCGGTCGTGGTTAATGCCAGCCAGACGCCTCCCGCCAGGTCGGCGGCCGGCACAAGGGGGGATTTCTTTTGAATGGCGATAAAGACCTGAATCATGCCCGCGACCGTGCCGAGCAGGCCGAGCAAAGGGGCGAGGTGGGCGATGGCGGACAGCGTGGCGAAATGGCGTTCCAGGCGGGCGATTTCCGTCAAGGCCGCCGCGTCAATTGCCCGCTCTATGGCAGTAAGCCGTTGGTTGAAATGCATGATCGCCGTGCGCACGAGGTAGGCCGCCGGTCCGGGCGTTTCCTTGCAAATGGTCAGGGCTTCGGAAATATTATGGCGGCTGAGAATATTGAATATTCCGTTCAAA is a genomic window of Kiritimatiellia bacterium containing:
- a CDS encoding MotA/TolQ/ExbB proton channel family protein; amino-acid sequence: MEKILIQGGPLLWLILLGGLAALGIFFERWFHIHRAQIKTDDFLNGIFNILSRHNISEALTICKETPGPAAYLVRTAIMHFNQRLTAIERAIDAAALTEIARLERHFATLSAIAHLAPLLGLLGTVAGMIQVFIAIQKKSPLVPAADLAGGVWLALTTTAAGLIVAIFAYFAHNILVSKASAIILDMERTANETTGFLSGLRAGQNGNNKNPQPGAPDRDADCCDRAAAEIEL